A genomic region of Nitrospirota bacterium contains the following coding sequences:
- a CDS encoding type II toxin-antitoxin system death-on-curing family toxin, whose translation MNYLTPEQVLFIHSSLIDETGGMHGIRDLGLLESAVSRPQAVFNNEELYPSIFHKAAALAESLIKNHPFLDGNKRTAITSTAIFLQMNGHTLKASQRELVDFTLKLATNKSYFEQAVIWLNEYSNT comes from the coding sequence GTGAACTATCTCACGCCTGAACAGGTGTTGTTTATCCACAGCAGCCTGATTGATGAGACTGGCGGCATGCACGGGATAAGAGATCTTGGCCTGCTTGAATCTGCAGTGTCCCGGCCACAAGCAGTTTTTAACAATGAGGAACTCTATCCCAGCATATTCCACAAAGCCGCAGCCCTGGCAGAGTCTCTTATAAAAAATCACCCTTTCCTTGACGGAAACAAAAGGACAGCGATAACATCAACCGCTATTTTCCTGCAGATGAACGGCCATACCTTAAAAGCCTCGCAGAGGGAACTCGTTGACTTCACTCTCAAACTGGCAACAAATAAATCATATTTTGAGCAGGCTGTTATTTGGCTCAATGAATACAGCAACACGTAA
- a CDS encoding transcriptional regulator: MSYKFDSLITILNKLDKGEHATVQSLMDDLEMSERTVHRYIKTLQIAGFPIGFNRARQTYAFDEGYSLRKLNLTIEETLSFSLAKSMLGSFGSGMSKGLAGIEEKLSKKTTNLPPHIILSAETASQGQEYLGIIHQAISSFQRIEIDYKTLYSDEQTLRQVDPYYLFFQDGFWNLRGYCNLREEFRTFALDRILNLKVLDAHFLPRKVAPADELSGSFGSVIDGEPLDVVLRFDAEIKPHILRKKWHQSQQGKELKDGRIEVRFHVNGIEGIKQWIYRWIPYVEVVEPKELRREISNELSSALKRNS, translated from the coding sequence ATGTCATACAAGTTTGATTCACTGATCACGATCCTGAACAAGCTCGACAAGGGCGAACATGCCACAGTCCAGTCGCTTATGGATGATCTTGAAATGAGCGAGCGGACTGTCCACCGGTACATCAAGACCCTTCAGATTGCGGGTTTTCCAATTGGATTTAACCGGGCGCGGCAGACCTATGCCTTTGATGAGGGGTATAGCCTTAGAAAGCTGAATCTGACGATTGAAGAAACTCTCTCCTTTTCCCTGGCTAAGAGCATGCTGGGCAGTTTTGGCTCAGGCATGTCAAAAGGCCTTGCCGGTATTGAGGAGAAGCTATCAAAGAAAACGACCAATCTGCCGCCTCACATTATCCTTTCGGCTGAAACAGCATCACAGGGACAGGAATATCTCGGCATCATTCATCAGGCAATCTCAAGCTTTCAGCGCATAGAGATCGATTATAAGACTCTCTATTCCGATGAACAGACCTTAAGGCAGGTTGATCCCTATTACCTCTTCTTTCAGGATGGTTTCTGGAACCTGCGGGGTTACTGTAATTTAAGAGAAGAGTTCAGGACCTTTGCCCTTGACAGGATACTGAACCTGAAGGTGCTCGACGCGCATTTTCTGCCAAGGAAGGTCGCACCTGCAGACGAACTGTCCGGCTCTTTTGGCAGTGTCATTGACGGCGAGCCTCTGGATGTTGTCCTGAGGTTTGATGCCGAGATCAAACCTCATATCCTGAGAAAAAAGTGGCACCAGAGTCAGCAGGGAAAAGAATTAAAGGACGGTAGGATTGAGGTCAGGTTTCATGTGAACGGTATTGAGGGGATAAAACAGTGGATATACCGGTGGATACCGTATGTTGAGGTGGTAGAGCCAAAGGAGCTGCGCAGGGAAATTAGTAACGAGCTATCGTCCGCACTAAAAAGAAATTCGTAG
- a CDS encoding AbrB/MazE/SpoVT family DNA-binding domain-containing protein, with protein sequence MQRKICAIGNSRGVSLPPDLLEKLHLAVGSEVNIELDDAQAKIIIEPVKKKKYPKGIDQKFVSQVNDFIERYRPALDELAKK encoded by the coding sequence ATGCAAAGAAAGATATGCGCAATAGGGAACAGCAGAGGGGTCTCACTTCCGCCGGATCTGCTTGAAAAGCTTCATCTGGCGGTTGGTTCTGAAGTGAATATTGAACTGGACGATGCTCAGGCAAAGATCATTATTGAACCGGTAAAAAAGAAAAAATATCCCAAGGGGATAGACCAGAAGTTTGTCTCCCAGGTAAATGACTTTATTGAACGGTACCGGCCTGCGCTTGATGAACTGGCAAAGAAGTGA